A single genomic interval of Flavobacteriales bacterium harbors:
- a CDS encoding pyridoxal phosphate-dependent aminotransferase, with translation MRLTSKLPHVGTTIFTVMSKLAQECGAINLSQGFPDFPIDSRLIELVDKAMRAGHNQYAPMPGLPALREAIAVKVKRLYGFNYDPDTEVTVTAGGTQAIFTALGAVVHPGDEVIIIDPAYDCYAPTVELFGGRPVHVRLGADMKFDAGAVKAAITPRTRMLMINTPHNPAGTILRDADMRRIADLLRGTDILLLSDEVYEHLVFDGEPHASAINYPELRERAFVIFSFGKVFHATGWKMGYALAPKALMAEFRKVHQFNVFSANTPMQHALAAYMQEPAHYEQVSAFYQAKRDRFVAGMRNSRFTLLPCEGSYFQTADYSAISDEGDRAFAERVAREFGVATIPLSPFYQEPPPGQRLLRFCFAKQDATLDAAIEKLCGI, from the coding sequence ATGCGGTTGACCAGCAAGCTCCCCCACGTCGGCACCACCATCTTCACGGTGATGAGCAAGCTCGCGCAGGAGTGCGGCGCCATCAACCTGAGCCAGGGCTTCCCCGACTTCCCCATCGACAGCAGGCTCATCGAGTTGGTGGACAAGGCCATGCGGGCCGGGCACAACCAGTACGCGCCCATGCCGGGTCTGCCGGCCTTGCGGGAGGCCATCGCGGTCAAGGTGAAGCGGCTGTACGGCTTCAACTATGATCCCGACACGGAGGTGACGGTGACAGCGGGCGGTACCCAGGCCATCTTCACGGCCCTGGGGGCGGTCGTCCATCCCGGCGATGAGGTGATCATCATCGATCCTGCCTATGACTGCTACGCGCCCACGGTGGAGCTGTTCGGCGGCAGGCCGGTGCATGTGCGCCTGGGTGCGGACATGAAGTTCGATGCGGGAGCGGTGAAGGCGGCCATCACGCCCCGCACCCGCATGCTGATGATCAACACGCCGCACAACCCGGCAGGCACCATCCTGCGCGATGCGGACATGCGGCGGATCGCCGACCTGCTGCGCGGCACCGACATCCTGCTGCTGAGCGACGAGGTTTACGAGCACTTGGTCTTCGATGGCGAGCCCCACGCTTCCGCGATCAACTACCCGGAGCTGCGCGAACGCGCCTTTGTGATCTTCAGCTTCGGCAAGGTGTTCCACGCCACCGGCTGGAAGATGGGCTATGCCCTGGCCCCGAAGGCCCTGATGGCTGAGTTCCGCAAGGTGCACCAGTTCAACGTGTTCAGCGCGAACACACCGATGCAGCATGCCTTGGCGGCCTACATGCAGGAGCCCGCGCATTACGAGCAGGTCTCGGCCTTCTACCAGGCCAAGCGGGATCGCTTCGTGGCCGGCATGAGGAACTCGCGGTTCACGCTGCTGCCCTGCGAGGGCTCGTACTTCCAGACGGCCGATTACAGTGCCATCAGCGACGAGGGCGATCGGGCCTTTGCCGAACGCGTGGCGAGGGAGTTCGGGGTGGCGACGATCCCGCTTTCTCCCTTCTACCAGGAGCCTCCGCCCGGTCAACGACTGCTGCGCTTCTGCTTCGCCAAGCAGGACGCTACCTTGGACGCAGCGATCGAGAAGCTATGCGGGATCTGA
- a CDS encoding fumarate reductase/succinate dehydrogenase flavoprotein subunit, which produces MSKLDSKIPPGPIDKKWTYHKGHMRIVAPANKRRIDVIVVGTGLAGGAAAASLAEMGYNVKAFCFQDSARRAHSIAAQGGINAAKNYMNDGDSVYRLFYDTVKGGDYRAREANVYRLAEVSANIIDQCVAQGVPFARDYGGLLDNRSFGGVQVSRTFYARGQTGQQLLLGAYSALMRQVGKGTVKMYDRHEMLDVVVVDGKARGIIARNLITGEIERHGAHAVLLCTGGYGNVFFLSTNAMGSNVTAAWKAHKRGAFFGNPCYTQIHPTCIPVSGTHQSKLTLMSESLRNDGRIWVPAKLEDAKAIREGKKKGSDIPEADRDYYLERRYPAFGNLVPRDVASRAAKERCDAGFGVNKTGEAVYLDFSAAIERYGKLQANILKLENPSKEKIRELGEAVVSEKYGNLFDMYENIVGENPYKEPMKIYPAVHYTMGGLWVDYNLQTTVPGLFALGEANFSDHGANRLGASALMQGLADGYFVIPYTVGDYLADDIRTGPIDTKRPEFDAAEKEVTDRINHFINNKGTKPVDEFHRRLGKVMWDKCGMARNEQGLKEAIQEIRQIREEFWKDVRVPGKADEFNQELEKAGRVADFLELGELMCMDALHRNESCGGHFREEYQEMEGPQQGEAKRDDANFAYVAAWEWLGEAGKAELHKEPLTFEEVKLTQRSYK; this is translated from the coding sequence ATGAGCAAGCTCGACAGCAAGATCCCTCCCGGTCCCATCGACAAGAAGTGGACCTACCACAAGGGGCACATGCGCATCGTGGCGCCTGCGAACAAGCGCCGCATCGATGTCATCGTGGTGGGCACCGGCCTGGCCGGTGGTGCCGCCGCGGCCTCGTTGGCGGAGATGGGCTACAACGTGAAGGCCTTCTGCTTCCAGGACAGCGCCCGCCGCGCCCACAGCATCGCCGCGCAGGGGGGTATCAACGCCGCCAAGAACTACATGAACGACGGTGACAGTGTGTACCGTCTGTTCTACGACACCGTGAAGGGCGGCGATTACCGGGCCCGCGAGGCCAATGTGTACCGCCTGGCCGAGGTGAGCGCGAACATCATCGACCAGTGCGTCGCGCAGGGAGTGCCCTTCGCCCGCGACTACGGCGGACTGCTGGACAACCGCTCCTTCGGCGGGGTGCAGGTGAGCCGCACCTTCTATGCCCGCGGACAGACCGGCCAGCAGCTGCTGCTCGGTGCCTACAGCGCGCTGATGCGCCAGGTGGGCAAGGGCACGGTGAAGATGTACGACCGACACGAGATGCTCGATGTGGTGGTCGTGGACGGCAAGGCGCGCGGCATCATCGCCCGCAACCTGATCACCGGCGAGATCGAGCGGCACGGCGCGCACGCGGTGCTCCTGTGCACCGGCGGCTACGGCAACGTGTTCTTCCTGAGCACGAACGCCATGGGCAGCAACGTCACCGCCGCGTGGAAGGCGCACAAGCGCGGGGCCTTCTTCGGCAACCCCTGCTACACGCAGATCCACCCCACCTGCATTCCGGTGAGCGGCACGCACCAGAGCAAGCTCACGCTGATGTCGGAGTCGCTCCGCAACGACGGCCGCATCTGGGTGCCGGCCAAGTTGGAGGATGCCAAGGCCATCCGCGAAGGGAAGAAGAAGGGCAGCGACATCCCCGAGGCCGACCGCGACTACTACCTGGAGCGCCGCTACCCGGCTTTCGGCAACCTGGTACCGCGTGACGTGGCCAGCCGTGCCGCCAAGGAGCGTTGCGATGCGGGCTTCGGCGTGAACAAGACCGGTGAGGCCGTTTACCTGGACTTCAGCGCGGCCATCGAGCGCTACGGCAAGCTCCAGGCGAACATCCTGAAGCTGGAGAACCCCAGCAAGGAGAAGATCCGCGAGCTGGGCGAGGCGGTCGTGAGCGAGAAGTACGGGAACCTCTTCGACATGTACGAGAACATCGTCGGCGAGAACCCCTATAAGGAGCCGATGAAGATCTACCCCGCCGTGCACTACACCATGGGCGGCCTGTGGGTGGATTACAACCTGCAGACCACCGTACCGGGCCTCTTCGCGCTGGGCGAGGCCAACTTCAGCGACCACGGCGCCAATCGCCTCGGTGCCTCAGCGCTGATGCAGGGCCTGGCCGACGGCTACTTCGTGATCCCCTACACCGTGGGCGATTACCTGGCCGACGACATCCGCACCGGCCCCATCGACACCAAGCGTCCCGAGTTCGACGCCGCCGAGAAGGAGGTGACCGACCGCATCAACCACTTCATCAACAACAAGGGCACCAAGCCGGTGGATGAGTTCCACCGCCGACTGGGCAAGGTGATGTGGGACAAGTGCGGCATGGCGCGCAACGAGCAGGGCCTGAAGGAGGCCATCCAGGAGATCCGCCAGATCCGTGAAGAGTTCTGGAAGGATGTGCGCGTACCCGGCAAGGCCGACGAGTTCAACCAGGAACTGGAGAAGGCCGGTCGCGTGGCCGACTTCCTGGAGCTGGGTGAGCTGATGTGCATGGATGCACTGCACCGCAACGAGAGTTGTGGCGGCCATTTCCGCGAGGAGTACCAGGAGATGGAGGGGCCGCAGCAGGGCGAGGCCAAGCGCGACGACGCCAACTTCGCCTACGTGGCCGCCTGGGAGTGGCTGGGCGAGGCCGGCAAGGCCGAGCTGCACAAGGAGCCGCTGACCTTCGAGGAGGTGAAACTGACGCAGCGGAGCTACAAGTAG
- a CDS encoding succinate dehydrogenase/fumarate reductase iron-sulfur subunit → MKLTLKIWRQNGPNDKGRMETYPVNDVSEDMSFLEMLDVLNDQLIREGKDPVAFDHDCREGICGMCSLFINGEPHGPGRGITTCQLHMRKFKDGDTIFIEPWRSAAFPVIKDLAVNRGSFDRIQAAGGFVSVNTSGNLVDGNAVPIPKDDADKAFDAATCIGCGACVATCPNGSAMLFVAAKVSQFALLPQGRPEAKRRVLAMVDQMDKEGFGNCSNTGACEVECPKGISLEHIARMNREYLAASVTKE, encoded by the coding sequence ATGAAACTGACACTGAAGATCTGGCGCCAGAACGGTCCCAACGACAAGGGCCGCATGGAGACCTATCCCGTGAACGACGTGTCCGAGGACATGTCCTTCCTGGAGATGCTGGACGTGCTGAACGACCAGCTGATCCGCGAGGGCAAGGACCCGGTCGCCTTCGACCACGACTGCCGCGAGGGCATCTGTGGCATGTGCAGCCTGTTCATCAATGGTGAACCCCACGGCCCGGGCCGCGGCATCACCACCTGCCAGTTGCACATGCGCAAGTTCAAGGATGGGGACACCATATTCATCGAGCCTTGGCGCAGCGCGGCCTTCCCCGTGATCAAGGACCTGGCCGTGAACCGCGGGTCCTTCGATCGCATCCAGGCCGCCGGCGGTTTCGTCAGTGTGAACACCAGCGGGAACCTGGTGGACGGCAACGCGGTGCCCATCCCGAAGGATGATGCCGATAAGGCCTTCGACGCCGCTACCTGCATCGGCTGTGGGGCCTGCGTGGCCACCTGCCCCAACGGCAGCGCCATGCTCTTCGTGGCCGCCAAGGTGAGCCAGTTCGCCCTGCTGCCCCAGGGTCGTCCCGAGGCCAAGCGCCGCGTGCTGGCCATGGTGGACCAGATGGACAAGGAGGGCTTCGGCAACTGCAGCAACACCGGCGCCTGCGAGGTGGAATGCCCCAAGGGCATCAGCTTGGAGCACATCGCCCGCATGAACAGGGAATACCTGGCGGCGAGCGTGACGAAGGAGTGA
- a CDS encoding IS630 family transposase, which yields MRENDSRKLSMPELNERRRQAVQCRLKGMGLKETAELCGMSRNTVNEAWQRYKAGGWKAIRVWKTGRPVGKGRILTSEQEKETQRLIRDRTPDQLKMPYALWNRQAVRELIERRYDRKLAIRSVGLYLERWGFTPQKPLRKAYEQRPEAVRKWLHEDYPAIRARAKAEGAVIHWGDETGLRSDDVRGRSYSLRGHTPVVRVNHNRHGCSVISTVTNRGEMRWMVFKGALNSSILIGFLRRLVKDSDNKVFLILDNLRVHHSKPVKEWLEEHLESIEVFHLPSYSPELNPVEVANAALKDAVTKHAPARKKGQLELFTSRFLRSLQRHPKRIIALFQKDTVRYAA from the coding sequence ATGCGCGAGAACGACTCCAGGAAGCTGTCGATGCCCGAGCTCAATGAGCGTCGTAGGCAGGCGGTGCAATGCAGGCTCAAGGGCATGGGCCTGAAGGAAACGGCCGAACTCTGTGGCATGTCCCGCAACACGGTGAACGAAGCCTGGCAACGGTACAAGGCCGGTGGCTGGAAGGCCATTCGTGTGTGGAAGACCGGTCGCCCGGTGGGCAAGGGACGCATCCTGACAAGTGAGCAGGAGAAGGAGACACAACGGCTGATCCGTGACAGAACGCCCGATCAGTTGAAAATGCCTTATGCGTTGTGGAACCGGCAAGCGGTGCGCGAGCTGATCGAGCGGCGCTACGACCGCAAGCTGGCCATACGCAGTGTGGGGCTCTATCTGGAGCGCTGGGGATTTACGCCGCAGAAGCCACTGCGCAAGGCCTACGAGCAGCGACCGGAGGCGGTGCGCAAGTGGCTGCACGAGGATTATCCGGCCATCCGTGCACGTGCCAAGGCTGAAGGTGCCGTGATCCACTGGGGCGATGAGACCGGTCTGCGCAGTGATGACGTTCGCGGGCGCAGCTACTCCCTGCGAGGCCACACTCCCGTGGTCAGGGTGAACCACAACCGCCACGGCTGTTCGGTGATCTCCACGGTGACCAATCGCGGGGAAATGCGCTGGATGGTCTTCAAGGGCGCACTGAACAGCAGCATCCTGATCGGCTTTCTGAGAAGACTGGTCAAGGATAGCGACAACAAGGTGTTCCTGATCTTGGACAACCTCAGGGTCCACCACAGCAAGCCGGTCAAGGAATGGCTCGAGGAGCATCTGGAGAGCATCGAGGTCTTCCACCTGCCGAGTTATTCGCCCGAACTCAACCCGGTGGAAGTAGCGAACGCAGCGCTGAAGGATGCCGTCACCAAGCACGCTCCAGCACGCAAGAAGGGGCAGCTTGAACTCTTCACATCACGCTTCCTGCGTTCCCTCCAGCGACACCCCAAGCGCATCATCGCACTGTTCCAGAAAGACACCGTTCGTTACGCAGCCTGA
- a CDS encoding amidohydrolase: MRDLRMTLVQSMLHWEDAAANRAMFSDKLAGSKGTTDLVVLPEMFTTGFSMRSHELAEALNGPTVEWMRTQAAALDAALYGSVIIAEGGHRFNRGLFVKPDGQVTVYDKRHLFRFANETDHYSPGRERVVVEWQGWRLLLQICFDLRFPVFARNRGDYDAILYVANWPEARRYPWSQLLIARAIENQCYVAGVNRVGMDGKGIHYSGDSVVIGPRGAAVAAVEPSQEGLVTAILDRAELEDFRAKFPVALEADAFELRL; this comes from the coding sequence ATGCGGGATCTGAGGATGACGTTGGTGCAAAGCATGCTCCATTGGGAGGATGCGGCCGCGAACCGGGCGATGTTCAGCGATAAACTCGCTGGATCGAAAGGCACGACCGACCTCGTCGTGCTGCCGGAAATGTTCACAACGGGCTTCAGCATGCGCAGCCATGAACTCGCGGAGGCCTTGAATGGTCCGACCGTGGAGTGGATGCGAACGCAGGCCGCCGCGCTGGATGCGGCCCTCTATGGGAGCGTGATCATTGCCGAGGGCGGCCACCGCTTCAACCGCGGGCTCTTCGTGAAGCCCGACGGGCAGGTCACCGTGTATGACAAGCGGCACCTCTTCCGCTTCGCGAACGAGACGGACCACTACAGCCCGGGCCGTGAGCGGGTGGTGGTGGAGTGGCAGGGATGGCGGCTGTTGCTGCAGATCTGCTTCGACCTGCGCTTCCCGGTGTTCGCGCGCAACCGCGGCGACTACGATGCCATCCTGTACGTCGCGAACTGGCCGGAGGCGCGGCGCTATCCGTGGAGCCAGTTGCTCATCGCACGCGCCATCGAGAACCAGTGCTACGTGGCCGGGGTCAACCGAGTGGGCATGGACGGCAAGGGCATCCACTACAGCGGCGACAGTGTGGTGATCGGTCCCCGTGGGGCCGCGGTGGCCGCTGTGGAGCCCTCCCAGGAGGGCCTGGTGACCGCCATCCTGGATCGTGCGGAGCTGGAGGACTTCCGGGCGAAGTTCCCGGTGGCCCTGGAGGCCGATGCGTTCGAGCTGCGCCTCTGA
- a CDS encoding DUF1801 domain-containing protein, producing MAKANKTQATTANVEAFIDKHPKEEMRDDSRVLVNLMQELTGEQPHMYGPSIIGFGTYHYTYASGHSGSAPLAAFSPRKPELVIYLGQEALEPEVLAKLGKHKATKGCLYVKRLADIDLRVLKAMIKRSIAATRKAYPGQ from the coding sequence ATGGCGAAGGCCAACAAGACCCAGGCCACCACCGCTAATGTGGAGGCTTTCATCGACAAGCACCCCAAGGAGGAGATGCGCGATGACAGCCGGGTGCTTGTGAATCTGATGCAGGAGCTGACCGGCGAGCAGCCCCACATGTACGGCCCGTCAATCATCGGCTTCGGAACCTACCACTACACTTACGCCAGCGGTCATTCGGGCAGCGCGCCCCTCGCGGCCTTCAGCCCGCGCAAGCCGGAGCTGGTCATCTACCTGGGCCAGGAGGCCTTGGAGCCGGAGGTGCTGGCCAAACTGGGGAAGCACAAGGCCACGAAGGGCTGCTTGTACGTGAAGCGCCTGGCCGACATCGACCTGAGGGTGTTGAAGGCGATGATCAAGCGGTCCATCGCGGCCACGCGGAAGGCCTACCCAGGTCAGTAA
- a CDS encoding four helix bundle protein, with the protein MSQERLDAFNELCVEEPNEPYGSISSYRDLIIWQHSMDTTEMVYEFAALLPNEERFGLVSQMCRAAVSMPANIAEGWGRGTSSDRQLLSYLRITRGSLYELETHLELARRLYRKLRLDPTPITSRLTSIARMLNKMIVKIEARYESLRKDRDGR; encoded by the coding sequence ATGAGCCAGGAACGATTGGATGCCTTCAATGAACTCTGCGTGGAGGAGCCGAACGAGCCCTATGGGTCCATCAGCAGCTACCGTGACCTCATCATCTGGCAACACTCCATGGACACCACAGAGATGGTGTATGAGTTCGCGGCGCTGCTGCCCAACGAGGAGCGTTTCGGCCTGGTCAGCCAAATGTGCCGGGCGGCGGTTTCCATGCCTGCCAACATCGCAGAAGGATGGGGCCGCGGCACCAGTAGTGATCGCCAACTGCTCAGTTACCTCCGGATCACGCGTGGTTCACTGTACGAGCTCGAAACACATCTGGAACTTGCTCGTCGGCTATACCGCAAGCTCCGCTTGGACCCTACGCCGATCACATCTCGCCTCACCTCGATAGCGCGGATGTTGAACAAAATGATCGTGAAGATCGAGGCCCGTTACGAATCACTTCGCAAGGACCGTGATGGCAGATGA
- a CDS encoding aminopeptidase P family protein, giving the protein MRYTPLSASTYREHRARFRQHLEKGGLAVFHSNDIMPTSADGTMPFKQASDIFYLTGIDQEETILLLFPDAVDPKDREILFVRETSELIAIWEGAKFSQQEARDLSGIATVLWTSSYEATIKRLVPQCEHLYLNSNEHLRQHNEVETREDRKNKELRAQYPLHSVKRSAPIMHRIRSRKTQEEVAQMKRAIAITGKAFERVCGFVKPGVKEYEIEAEITHEFLRNGSRGHAYTPIIASGYNACVLHYITNDQVCIDGDVILMDFGSEYGGYASDLTRCIPVNGRFTDRQRAVYNAVLRVKNEATQLLRPGTLLADYHKEVGKIMESELIGLGLLDKTDVAKQDPERPLYKKYFMHGTSHFLGLDVHDVGLWNEMIQPDMVFTVEPGIYIREEKLGIRLENNILVTRDNPIDLFADIPVEAEAVEELMSRRKVEA; this is encoded by the coding sequence ATGCGATACACACCGCTCTCTGCGTCCACCTACCGCGAGCACCGCGCCCGTTTCCGCCAGCACCTGGAGAAAGGGGGTCTGGCCGTGTTCCACAGCAACGACATCATGCCCACCAGCGCCGATGGCACGATGCCGTTCAAGCAGGCCAGCGACATCTTCTACCTCACCGGCATCGACCAGGAGGAGACGATCCTGCTGCTGTTCCCTGATGCGGTGGACCCGAAGGACCGCGAGATCCTCTTCGTGCGCGAGACCAGCGAGCTGATCGCGATCTGGGAGGGCGCCAAGTTCAGCCAGCAGGAGGCACGCGACCTGAGCGGCATCGCCACCGTGCTGTGGACGAGCAGCTACGAGGCCACGATCAAGCGCCTGGTGCCGCAGTGCGAGCACCTGTACCTGAACAGCAACGAGCACCTGCGCCAGCACAACGAGGTGGAGACGCGCGAGGACCGCAAGAACAAGGAACTGCGCGCCCAGTACCCGCTGCACAGCGTGAAGCGCAGCGCGCCGATCATGCACCGCATCCGCAGCCGCAAGACGCAGGAGGAAGTGGCGCAGATGAAGCGCGCGATCGCCATCACCGGCAAGGCCTTCGAGCGGGTGTGCGGCTTCGTGAAGCCCGGCGTGAAGGAGTACGAGATCGAAGCGGAGATCACGCACGAGTTCCTGCGCAACGGCTCACGCGGCCATGCCTACACGCCCATCATCGCCAGCGGCTACAACGCCTGCGTGCTGCACTACATCACCAACGACCAGGTGTGCATCGATGGCGATGTGATCCTGATGGACTTCGGCAGCGAGTACGGCGGCTACGCCAGCGACCTCACCCGCTGCATCCCCGTGAACGGCCGCTTCACCGACCGCCAGCGCGCGGTGTACAACGCCGTGCTCCGCGTGAAGAACGAAGCCACGCAACTGCTGCGTCCCGGCACCCTGCTGGCCGACTACCACAAGGAAGTGGGGAAGATCATGGAGAGCGAGCTGATCGGCCTGGGCCTGCTGGACAAGACCGATGTGGCGAAGCAGGACCCCGAGCGTCCGCTGTACAAGAAGTACTTCATGCACGGCACCAGCCACTTCCTGGGCCTGGATGTGCACGATGTGGGCCTGTGGAACGAGATGATCCAGCCGGACATGGTCTTCACCGTGGAGCCGGGCATCTACATCCGCGAGGAGAAGCTGGGCATCCGCTTGGAGAACAACATCCTGGTGACGCGCGACAACCCGATCGACCTGTTCGCGGACATCCCCGTGGAGGCGGAGGCGGTGGAGGAGTTGATGAGCCGGAGGAAGGTTGAGGCGTGA
- a CDS encoding succinate dehydrogenase cytochrome b subunit, whose amino-acid sequence MARTALLGSSLTKKYWMALTGLFLCLFLVIHLAGNLQLLDASPEGRLKFNAYAKFMTTFPLIKVVSYLLYFSILFHAFDGILLAMQNRQARPTRYVKEKPSANRTWYSGQMALLGTLLLVFIVMHMKHFWYEMHWGGLPMDAEGNTDLFTVVAAAFQQPLYVLFYVVAMAVLGFHLLHGFQSAFQSLGLNHPRYTPIIKNVGVFFGVVVPILFALIPVWMFAFPG is encoded by the coding sequence ATGGCACGAACAGCCCTCCTCGGTTCCTCCCTCACGAAGAAGTATTGGATGGCCCTCACGGGCCTTTTCCTTTGCCTGTTCCTGGTGATCCATCTGGCCGGCAACCTGCAGTTGCTGGACGCCAGCCCGGAAGGCAGGCTGAAGTTCAACGCCTACGCCAAGTTCATGACCACCTTCCCGTTGATCAAGGTGGTAAGCTACCTGCTCTACTTCAGCATCCTGTTCCACGCCTTTGACGGCATCCTGCTGGCCATGCAGAACCGCCAGGCCCGTCCAACCCGTTACGTGAAGGAGAAGCCTTCCGCCAACCGCACCTGGTACAGCGGCCAGATGGCGCTGTTGGGCACCTTGCTGCTGGTGTTCATCGTGATGCACATGAAGCACTTCTGGTACGAGATGCACTGGGGTGGCCTGCCGATGGATGCCGAGGGCAACACCGACCTCTTCACCGTGGTGGCGGCCGCCTTCCAGCAGCCCCTGTACGTGCTGTTCTATGTGGTGGCCATGGCCGTGCTGGGCTTCCACCTGCTGCACGGGTTCCAGAGCGCCTTCCAGAGCCTGGGCCTGAACCATCCGCGCTACACCCCGATCATCAAGAACGTGGGGGTGTTCTTCGGCGTGGTGGTGCCCATCCTCTTCGCCCTCATCCCGGTGTGGATGTTCGCTTTCCCCGGTTGA
- a CDS encoding DUF86 domain-containing protein yields MERLDGYYADILRAIDLIEAFMAQGNVSSFEAYTRHALVKSAVERQLGIIGEAVNKIRKLDPSHPIPEADRIVQFRNRLIHSYDTIDDTFVWPILQKHLPALKNAIQQARKS; encoded by the coding sequence ATGGAGCGACTGGACGGCTACTATGCTGATATCCTTCGGGCCATTGACCTGATCGAGGCCTTCATGGCCCAGGGGAATGTCTCCTCGTTCGAGGCATACACCCGGCACGCACTGGTGAAGAGCGCCGTGGAGCGCCAGCTTGGCATCATCGGTGAAGCAGTGAACAAGATCCGGAAGCTCGACCCGTCACATCCGATCCCCGAGGCGGACCGCATCGTGCAGTTCAGGAACCGGTTGATCCATTCGTACGATACGATCGACGACACGTTCGTGTGGCCCATCCTCCAGAAGCACCTACCTGCTTTGAAGAACGCCATTCAGCAGGCGCGGAAGAGCTGA
- a CDS encoding nucleotidyltransferase domain-containing protein has protein sequence MLADLINGHRQQFIDLCKAHRVKELYAFGSAVNGPFTAQSDVDLLVEIELDNPVEDGERLWSFWDRMEAFFQRKVDLLTPRSLQNPVKKRAIEASKKLIYDGATGRLLC, from the coding sequence ATGCTCGCCGACCTGATCAACGGCCATCGTCAACAGTTCATCGACCTGTGCAAGGCGCACCGGGTAAAGGAACTGTATGCCTTTGGATCGGCGGTCAACGGCCCGTTCACGGCGCAGAGCGACGTGGACCTGTTGGTGGAGATCGAGCTGGACAACCCCGTGGAGGATGGTGAACGGCTATGGTCGTTCTGGGATCGGATGGAAGCGTTCTTCCAGCGCAAGGTGGACCTGCTTACGCCCCGCTCTTTACAGAACCCGGTGAAGAAGCGCGCCATCGAGGCCTCCAAGAAGCTGATCTACGATGGAGCGACTGGACGGCTACTATGCTGA